The genomic interval ACTATAAAAATGGGAAGTCGTACAAATACCAATGAAAAGGGGCTTGCCTGGGTTCAAAAAAATGGAAGTCAAGCCAGTCTTGGTACTTTTGCAGAAGCCGCTACTTTTGCAGAGGTTATTTTCAATTGTACCAAAGGAGTTGAAGCTGTTGGTATTTTAAAAAGTATAGATCCAAATGCCCTGCAAAATAAAATCCTCATTGATTTAACGAACCCTTTGGATTTTTCTAATGGAATGCCACCTTCTCTTTCAATATGTAATACAAATTCCCTGGGAGAAGAAATTCAACAAAATTTTCCAGAACTAAAAGTTGTAAAAACTTTGAATACTATGTGGTGTGGTTTGATGGTTAACCCTTCTTTAATAGGAGATGAGTTACATGTAAATTTTATCTGCGGCAATGATGAAGATGCAAAATCCTGGGTCAAAGAACTTTTAAGATCTTTTGGGTGGAAAAATAATCAATTAATTGATCTTGATGATATATCCGCAGCTCGTGGAACCGAAATGTACCTGCCTCTTTGGTTACGAATTTATGGTGCAACTAAAAATGGAGCTTTTAATATTAAGATTATCAGTTAAAAGCTATTTCTAAAATCTTCGAATTACCGTAATTACCTAAAACCTAGTCTATAAAAACAGGTTCCTGGGATTTATAAGGATATTTCATTCAATAATTTCTATAATTAAGTCGAAAATTGCCTTGATTTTGAATAATCCTTTAAAATCCATCTAAAATTCGCTCTTTCTTAATAAAATGGCAAAATGTTTGCAGCAAATTATCGGTCTGGTCATAGAAGACTTGGCCTTATATAAAATATGCCATCTTGCTTTACTTTTCCAGTTCTTTATATCAGCTTCTTTAAGAATAAAAAGTTCGAACTAAGGACATGGTCTATGCCAATAAAGACTCTACTTTTGATATGGATTTATTGTTTTCAAATAGTGAATCTGCATTCACAAGCAACAGATCAGGATTTTAAAGATGTTTATAAAAGCATTAATTCAAAAAAGGGAAATGCAATTTATTTAAATCCACTAGATTCAAATTTTACATCCAAAACTGCCATCATAAAAGAAACATTTCAATTACTTGATTTCCTGAATGAATTCATGGATAACGAACACCGTCTCAATGGAAAAGGCAGTTTCAGTTTTTCAGGAAATGAAACAACTTCAGGTAATCTTTACAAAGTTGGTGCAGGTGTGAATATAGACCAGGGGGTATATCCCTATGAATTGGATTTTTCAACCAATGTACAAACGCTTTTAAAAGATGGTATTTTACAAGAAAATGTGTCAGATATTGATATTTCATTCGATTTCCATCCACATACACCAAGTGCCGATGCTAGAATAGCAAAATATAATGCAAAAATTGATGCGCTCCATAAAGAACAGCCTGTTGATCAAATTGGACAAGAAAACAAGCAATACCTTCTTGAAAAGTATCTCAAAAAAATAGAACAATCGGAGCCTCTTAATGGCTTATGGCTAGAAAATTATATAGTAGGCAAACGTTACAGCGATGGTTTTTTGGGCATTGATGAACGATATGAATTAGGTGGTGGATTTATTTTTAGCTTTTTTAGCAAGGCACTCACACAAAAAGGAAACCGAAATCGGGATGAACTAAATAGAAAACCGAGCTATTCATTTCAAGGAGAAGATTTAATCCGATGCCTAACAAGTTGTGCACCCATTCATAATGTTTTGATGTTATCGAATGCTGAAACACAGGTTTTATCGGAAACAAGAGCCCGCTATTTGGTTTCAAATCAAAAGCAATACAGTCAATTGCGCCTTTCATTCCTAATTGGAGCATATTATGAATTGGAAAAAGTTACCGCAACCAATACGATTCTATTCAATGGAAAGGATACAAGTCTAAGTTACGATTTTAAACCCACAAATAAATTACGTGGAGAAATCAGACCCGGATTTGTTTGGAGGCCTAAAGACAAATACAAACTAAAAATATATCCCTTTATGAAATTTCCGTTAGACCGGATCCATAATATTGTAAGAGAAGGTAATCTAATAGATGACAGATTGGATTATTACATGGATTTATTTACCTCCCTGGATATTCAAATTGAAAATAACTTTTCAATAAATATATTTTATCGAATGATTTATGATAATGCACCAAGTAGAATATTTTTAAAACAACTTGATAATAGTTTTGTCCTTCTTTCTGCAGAAAAAAAAAGAAGTAGTTTTGGTATTGGATTAAGTTTTGGATTCTAATTTTTAAAATATAGAAATCTATAAAACGACACAAATAAATTCATAGATTCTCAAGCGTATTAAAAGCAAAATTTAAAATGAAAGGATAAAGCATAAATTTCAAAAAGGGAAAACCTACATTCTAAATGTCCCCTAAATTGAATCCAGCAATCGTTTTTAAAATCAAGTAGAATTGCAATTTCAATTATTTAACAATTTAAGCTAAATTAACAGTAAGCTTTTGTTTCCATAACAAGCTTTTTAAGCACTTGTAAAATCGTTTTGATCACTTATCTTTGCCTTTTAAATCAAATCATGCAAAAAATTACAATAGCAGAAGTACTAAAATCTGAACCGCAAAACCAAATTACTTCTTTTATGGGTTGGGTGAAAGCATTCCGGAATAGTCGCTTCATTGCATTAAATGATGGTTCTTGTCTTTCCAATTTACAGGTAGTAATTGATCCCACTCAATTTGATGAATCTATTCTTAAACGCATTACGATTGGTGCGGCAATAAACGTTCAGGGTACCTTAATTACTTCTCAGGGTGCTGGCCAGAAAATGGAATTACAGGCTACTACAGTAGAAATCTTAGGGGATTGTGATGCATCTACTTATCCATTACAGCCTAAAAAACATAGTCTTGAATTTTTACGCCAGATTGCTCATTTGCGATTTAGAACAAATACGTTCAGTGCGATTTTTAGAATCCGGCATATGCTTTCATATGCTATTCATGAATTTTTTCATAACCAGGGATTTTATTATTTACATGCACCAATAATTACAGGTTCTGATGCTGAAGGGGCAGGAGAAATGTTCCAGGTCACCACTTTAAATTTAAATAATCTCCCGAGAACAGAGGAAGGTCAAATTAATTTTAAGGAAGACTTTTTTAGCAAAGCAACAAATTTAACGGTATCCGGACAACTTGAAGCAGAATTGGCTGCAATGGCCTTAGGTAAAGTATATACTTTTGGACCTACATTCCGGGCTGAAAATTCAAATACACCAAGACATCTTGCGGAGTTTTGGATGATTGAACCAGAAGTTGCATTTGCGAATCTTCATGATAATATGGATCTGGCAGAAAATCTATTGAAATATGTTATCCAAAAAGTAATGCAAAATTGTGCAGAAGATTTGCAATTTTTAAATGATCGCGAACAAGAAGAAGATAAACAAAAACCACAAATTGAGAGAAATGAACTTAGCTTAATAGAACGTCTTAAATTTTGCATTGATCATACTTTTGAGCGTATTAGCTACACAGAAGCCATTGAAATATTAAAAAACTCAACACCTAATAAGAAAGGTAAATTTCAATTTCCTATTGAAACATGGGGTGCTGATTTACAATCTGAACATGAACGTTTCCTCGTTGAAAAACATTTTAAAAAGCCTGTAATTTTGACAAATTATCCAAAAGCCATAAAAGCTTTCTATATGCGCCAAAATGAAGATCAGAAAACGGTAGCCGCAATGGACATATTGTTTCCAGGAATTGGTGAAATTGTAGGTGGATCACAACGAGAAGAACGCCTTGATAAACTAGAACAACGAATGCATGAAATGCATATCCCAAAAGATGAAATGTATTGGTATTTAGATACTCGCAAATATGGAACTTGCCCACATGCTGGATTTGGATTAGGTTTTGAACGTCTGGTACTTTTTGTAACCGGAATGACCAATATTCGGGATGTAATACCCTTTCCAAGATTTCCTGGTAACGCAGAATTTTAAATTAATTAAATATAAATTATGAAAAATTTAAATTGGATTTTACACGCTATATCCTTAATTGCAATAATTTTTCTGTTTGTGCAAAATAGAAATTGTAAGTCTCATTGTAAAACAGATGGTTCAGCACAAAATACAAGTCTTATTTCAAATTCCGGTACCGCTGCATTTTTTAACTCCGATAGTCTTCTTGGACAATTAAAGTTTTTTAAAGATAATGAAATTATGTTTAAAAAGAAACAGGAATCTATGATGAAAGAACTTCAGGCTAAAGAAGAAAACATGCAAAGAGAATTTCAAAAATTACAAAAAAATGCTGAAAATATGACTCGAAATGAAACTGAAAATGCTCAAAAAAAGTTAGCTGGCATGGAGCGCGATCTTATGGAACGCAAAGAAAAATTATCGAATCAATTTGCAGAAGAAACAGCAGAATTTAATGAAGCCCTTCATAAAAAAGTAATTTCATTTTTACAGGAGTACAATGCTGATAACAGATATAAATTTATTTTCTCTGTAGCCAGAGATGGAAATATTTTCTATTCAGATCCTTCTCTCGATATTACAGCTGAAATGGTAAAAGCTTTAAATGAAAAATATAGTCAATAATTAAACGCTTTTACATTGTATGAATAAAACCAGAATTGAAGCATTCAGTGATGGGGTCTTAGCGATTATCATCACCATCATGGTACTTGAAATCAAAATTCCGCATAGCAGCAATTGGGATGGATTAATCCATTTAATTCCAATTATTATTTCCTATCTATTGAGTTTTATATACATTGGAATCTATTGGGTAAATCACCACCACTTATTCCATTCAATTTCTAAAGTTACATCAGGCATATTGTGGTCTAACCTTAATTTACTTTTCTGGTTATCCTTGATCCCATTTTCAACAGGATGGATGGGTGAAAATCATTTTGAACCAAATACTATCGCTGTTTACGCAGTTTCGCTTTTAATGCCAGCCATAGCGTATTATATTCTTCAAACTGCAATTATGAATTGCCAATTATCTCCTGAGGCATTTGCTGAAGCTCATCAAAAACAAAATACAAAAGGAAAAATTTCATTGGTTTGCTATATTCTTGCAATTCCTTTTGCATTTATATATAGCTATCTTTCAGGTTTCCTTTTTATTCTGGTAGCATTTATGTGGATCATTCCGGATAAAAATATTGAAAAAGTATTTAAAGACATGTAATTTATATTTTCAGTATCAAGAAAATGATTTTTACAAAATACTATCTGCTAAAATTCAATATTCAAGTACATTTAATAAAAAAAATTGTTCGTCCAATATAATGATCTTTTAACAGGTTCCGGCCTGGATCAAAACTCATAATACTGGAACAAAAAACTCCTTAATAGTTTTATTTTATTTGATCAAGACAGGATTAAACTATTTATTTGACTCGCTGATTCCTTTTTTGAATGCGCATTTTAACAAGCTAAAATTACATCCTTAAAAGATTCAATACGAATTAAGGAATCCTTCATTTAACAGTCATCAACTCATAAAATCTGTAAACAATTAAAGCTCCATTTACTGACTATCTTCGTTTCTTGCTGCAATCATGGAACCCAAAATAGAAAGCGATAACATGGTCAATATAACCAATAATGAATATAATGGATCTATCTTATAATAATCTGAAAGGAGCATCTTAATACCTACATAACTCAGTATTGCTGCTAATCCATATTTTAAATATACGAAATATCTGGCGGCTGCAGATATCGCAAAATAAAGTGATCGCAAACCTAAAATTGCAAAAACATTTGAAGTAAATACAATGAAAGGATCAGAGGTAATTGATAATATTGCAGGAATGCTATCTACTGCAAAAATCAGATCAGAAATTTCAATCAGCAGCAGAACAATAAACATTGGTGTTGCATAAGTCTTTGCATTAATTTTTACAAAAAATTTATCTCCATGATAGGTATCTGTTACATTAAAATATTTATGAAATAATTTGATTATCGGATTGGCTTCTGGGTTAAAAGAAGTTTCTTTTGAAAATGCCATTTTGAAACCCGTAAAAATTAAAAAAGCTCCGAAAATATAAATTATCCATTCGAATTTTTCAATTAATACAATCCCCGATAAAATAAAACTTATTCGCATCAACATCGCTCCAAGGATTCCCCAAAATAAAATTTTGTGCTGATATTTTGGTGGAACCTTAAAGTATGTAAAAATTAAAATAAAAACAAAAACATTATCAATCGAAAGAGACTCTTCAATCAAATATCCAGTCAAAAACTGCAATGCTTTTTCACTTCCCATAAAATGGTACACTCCGATATTAAATAATAAGGCAAGTGATAGCCAGAAAAAAGTCCACATAAGAGCTTCTTTCACTTTAATTTCATGGTTTTTTCTATGAAACACGCCAAGATCGAGCGCCAACATGCATACTATAAACAAGATAAAACCACCCCAAAGTAAGATTTCATGATTCATACTTAATGCTTAATATTTATACTTTATTTTCAAAAATTAAAGTCGCGGCTTTTACAATAACAGCATGATTTCAAGAAAGGTTTTTTCCTCATTCCTAAAACTAAAATATTCCTGTAGTTCTGTGGACTTTTCTTGCCCATTTTAATTTGGATCCGTGTTTTAATGATCCATCTGTAATGCTTAAAAGGAAACCACCGTCAAGTTGATAACAAGACGGTGGTTAATAAAATTTAAAACTGCGCTTTAAAGGACAGAATGAAATTCCTTCCAGGTGCAACGAGCCCGGAACTGTATGGGCGATACCGTTGATCCGTTAGATTTTCTATACCTGTACTTACAGACAGATGTTGATGGAACTGATACATAGCTTTGAAATTTAGTGTGTACCAAGCTGGAGAATAAGGGTCACCATTACTATCTTTTGCATAGAGGACTGGTTTTTGCCGTTCTTCTTCGTTCAAATTAGCATAACTCACCGCTGCACTGTACATAGCATTTAATTGCATAAATAGTTTTTCCTTCTGATAAGATAACTTGGTTATTCCAAATGAAGGTGCTGCATGTCTCGAACGGCTTATATCGCCGTTGTCCAATTCTTCTTCGCCGAATTGATAATTAAAACGAGAAGAAATATTAAAATCAGAAGAAAGTTTAATTTCTATTCCCGCATGGAAGCCATAAACCTTCGCAAAAGCAGCATTCTGAATAGCATACACTTTGCTCATTTGATCATTATACAAAATGCTATCTTGTCCATTTACCTTAAAAGCTCTTCGAACCATGGCATCCTCAAGTCGGGTATAAAATGCGCTTACATCAATTTTCACAACATCACCCCATATCTTAGAAATATTGAGTTCTCCATTATATGCATATTCAGTATTCAAGGAAGTATTCGGAACAACCACTTCGCCAGAAGCAAAATCAAATATTTTACCAACATCATCTACATTCGGTGCTCTGAATCCAGTGCTCGCATTGAGACTGATTTTCCAGGTTTCTTCTGGTCTAAATACAAAGCCTAAACTTCCTGTTGTTGCTGAATTTTGCAAAGTAGAACTCGTAAAATTAAAAGGGAAAAATTCGAGATGCCTGGTGAAGTCAGATTCCACGTTGAATGCGCTGAATCTCACCCCTGCCTGGATAAGAAATTTTACTGAAGGAATGAATTGGTAATTTAAATATCCCGCATAACTACTCCATTGTGAAGCCGGATATCTGTCAGGCACAGGGATTGGGCTTCCATCTCTAAGATCAACTGCTGAGCCGATAGAGTTTACATCATTGAGCACATATTCAACGCCATAATAAAAATTATGCTTCTTTGTGTTTTTCTCAAAGTCCGCGTTTGCTGAATATGCCCGGACCTCTTCAAGATTTGTTCTTAATCTGTGATGATTAAACCTTCTGTCTATTCTGCTTTCTTCAAAGTATTGTTGAGCAAGACGTATTGTCATTCGGTCATAAATTTTGTTGCTGTTAATTTGTGTTACAGACAAATTGTGCATGCTCCAAACTTGCGGTCCATAATTCCATACGGCGGAAGTAGGTAAACCATTGCTTTGCGTCTCAATAAGTCTATCATATCTGGAATATTCTGAAGTTTCAGAAAAATGAAATCCATACTGAAGCTCCCAATTTTTAGTAGGATTAAAACTTATTTTTTGCATCAGGTTCATTTGTGAATATCCACTTGGATTTTGTACCAATGGATCAGGATTTTCAAAAACTTTGTCTACATTATCAACTCGTTGCACATAATATGGTTTCAAATATTCATCCGGACCTTTTGTACCCATTCTCAAATCTCCATATTTGGAATGCGTCAAACTCGAGATCAATGCCCACTTTGTCCAACCAAGTTTCACATCAAAATGATTGCTTCTTTCATTATTGGCAGAAGAATACCGGCTAACTGCTTTCCCTTCAATCAAAGTCTTTTTAGATACGGAAAATTTAGGAGTCAAGGTTTGAAAACTCATAACTCCACCAATGGCATCACTTCCATAAATAATAGATCCCGGACCAAAAAAAACTTCTGTATGTTCAATGGCGAATGGATCTAAGGATATTACATTTTGAATATTTCCAGCTCTGAATATAGCCGAATTCATTCTCACACCATCTATGGTATATAATAACCTGTTGGTGGAAAAGCCACGAATCATCGGACTACCACCACCTTGCTGGCTTTTTTGTATAAATACTTCACCGGAAGATCCCAATAAATCTGCAGCAGTCTGAGGATTGCTTAAGGCAACATCTTTTGGTGAAATTATAGAAATTTTTGAAGGAATATTTACCGAAGGCTGACTCCAACGAGTTGCGGAAACCACTACTTCATCAAACTGTGTCAAAGAAGAATTAAGGGATACTTCAAAATTCAAGTTTTCTAAATCAAGGTAACTGATTACTTCCGTCTTGTAACCCAGACTCCGGATTTCAATTTTATCTGCACCTTTGAATGCTGTCACATCAGCTTGACCTTGGGTATTGGTATTTGCAAAAGCTCTGGGCGAATTACTAAGAATTGATACGACTTCAAGAGGTTCCCCTGTATTGTGATCTTTAATGGTTATTGTTTGAGACTGTCCCATATGGGTCACACCTATCAACAACAATAATAGAATTTTTTTCATCAGAAAAAATTAATAGATTAACAAAATAATTTTATTCCGCATCAAACGCATGGAGACAGAATAATTGAAAGTTTAATTATTTGTTTAAGCTATTTTCGGAGGAGGAACAAGTGGAGCATTGCACATTGAATGATAAAAATGCTGTGGATAAAAGTATTTTAAATCCACTTCCCGGATAGAAATTGTTCCTACTTTATAAAATTCTGAAAAATAGAGGGCTTTAAAAAAATCATAAAGTCGTATTTGATTTTCCTGATTTTTAGGATTGTCTCCCATTGCGGAGGAAACCAATTCATTAAGTTGTCTATTGAGCTTTGTTTCTTCGTGATCCCACCAACACCAGTAATAGGATGTATCTCCCTTAAATTCGGATTCAACGATGTCAAACATTTCGTCTTTGTACTCAAATT from Saprospiraceae bacterium carries:
- a CDS encoding TonB-dependent receptor, which gives rise to MKKILLLLLIGVTHMGQSQTITIKDHNTGEPLEVVSILSNSPRAFANTNTQGQADVTAFKGADKIEIRSLGYKTEVISYLDLENLNFEVSLNSSLTQFDEVVVSATRWSQPSVNIPSKISIISPKDVALSNPQTAADLLGSSGEVFIQKSQQGGGSPMIRGFSTNRLLYTIDGVRMNSAIFRAGNIQNVISLDPFAIEHTEVFFGPGSIIYGSDAIGGVMSFQTLTPKFSVSKKTLIEGKAVSRYSSANNERSNHFDVKLGWTKWALISSLTHSKYGDLRMGTKGPDEYLKPYYVQRVDNVDKVFENPDPLVQNPSGYSQMNLMQKISFNPTKNWELQYGFHFSETSEYSRYDRLIETQSNGLPTSAVWNYGPQVWSMHNLSVTQINSNKIYDRMTIRLAQQYFEESRIDRRFNHHRLRTNLEEVRAYSANADFEKNTKKHNFYYGVEYVLNDVNSIGSAVDLRDGSPIPVPDRYPASQWSSYAGYLNYQFIPSVKFLIQAGVRFSAFNVESDFTRHLEFFPFNFTSSTLQNSATTGSLGFVFRPEETWKISLNASTGFRAPNVDDVGKIFDFASGEVVVPNTSLNTEYAYNGELNISKIWGDVVKIDVSAFYTRLEDAMVRRAFKVNGQDSILYNDQMSKVYAIQNAAFAKVYGFHAGIEIKLSSDFNISSRFNYQFGEEELDNGDISRSRHAAPSFGITKLSYQKEKLFMQLNAMYSAAVSYANLNEEERQKPVLYAKDSNGDPYSPAWYTLNFKAMYQFHQHLSVSTGIENLTDQRYRPYSSGLVAPGRNFILSFKAQF
- a CDS encoding DUF1211 domain-containing protein — its product is MNKTRIEAFSDGVLAIIITIMVLEIKIPHSSNWDGLIHLIPIIISYLLSFIYIGIYWVNHHHLFHSISKVTSGILWSNLNLLFWLSLIPFSTGWMGENHFEPNTIAVYAVSLLMPAIAYYILQTAIMNCQLSPEAFAEAHQKQNTKGKISLVCYILAIPFAFIYSYLSGFLFILVAFMWIIPDKNIEKVFKDM
- a CDS encoding TerC family protein, translated to MNHEILLWGGFILFIVCMLALDLGVFHRKNHEIKVKEALMWTFFWLSLALLFNIGVYHFMGSEKALQFLTGYLIEESLSIDNVFVFILIFTYFKVPPKYQHKILFWGILGAMLMRISFILSGIVLIEKFEWIIYIFGAFLIFTGFKMAFSKETSFNPEANPIIKLFHKYFNVTDTYHGDKFFVKINAKTYATPMFIVLLLIEISDLIFAVDSIPAILSITSDPFIVFTSNVFAILGLRSLYFAISAAARYFVYLKYGLAAILSYVGIKMLLSDYYKIDPLYSLLVILTMLSLSILGSMIAARNEDSQ
- a CDS encoding OmpH family outer membrane protein, with translation MKNLNWILHAISLIAIIFLFVQNRNCKSHCKTDGSAQNTSLISNSGTAAFFNSDSLLGQLKFFKDNEIMFKKKQESMMKELQAKEENMQREFQKLQKNAENMTRNETENAQKKLAGMERDLMERKEKLSNQFAEETAEFNEALHKKVISFLQEYNADNRYKFIFSVARDGNIFYSDPSLDITAEMVKALNEKYSQ
- the asnS gene encoding asparagine--tRNA ligase, with the translated sequence MQKITIAEVLKSEPQNQITSFMGWVKAFRNSRFIALNDGSCLSNLQVVIDPTQFDESILKRITIGAAINVQGTLITSQGAGQKMELQATTVEILGDCDASTYPLQPKKHSLEFLRQIAHLRFRTNTFSAIFRIRHMLSYAIHEFFHNQGFYYLHAPIITGSDAEGAGEMFQVTTLNLNNLPRTEEGQINFKEDFFSKATNLTVSGQLEAELAAMALGKVYTFGPTFRAENSNTPRHLAEFWMIEPEVAFANLHDNMDLAENLLKYVIQKVMQNCAEDLQFLNDREQEEDKQKPQIERNELSLIERLKFCIDHTFERISYTEAIEILKNSTPNKKGKFQFPIETWGADLQSEHERFLVEKHFKKPVILTNYPKAIKAFYMRQNEDQKTVAAMDILFPGIGEIVGGSQREERLDKLEQRMHEMHIPKDEMYWYLDTRKYGTCPHAGFGLGFERLVLFVTGMTNIRDVIPFPRFPGNAEF
- a CDS encoding NAD(P)-binding domain-containing protein, whose translation is MNIAVLGTGTVGETIGSKLIELGHTIKMGSRTNTNEKGLAWVQKNGSQASLGTFAEAATFAEVIFNCTKGVEAVGILKSIDPNALQNKILIDLTNPLDFSNGMPPSLSICNTNSLGEEIQQNFPELKVVKTLNTMWCGLMVNPSLIGDELHVNFICGNDEDAKSWVKELLRSFGWKNNQLIDLDDISAARGTEMYLPLWLRIYGATKNGAFNIKIIS